In the genome of Vicingus serpentipes, the window AATAATCAATTAAAATATTTAGATGGAACACTTGAGTTAGCAACCCAACCAAATAAAGAGTATGATTTAATTATAATGTTTAATGATATTAATAGAGATAATTATTTAAAGAAAAGAATATACATTAATCGTTTAAATCAATTTAATTCTCAGAATTTCTTACCAACTGATACTTTAGGAAATGTAATTTTTAAAAACTATTTTAATATTGGAGATGTTGTTGAATTGAAAAAGAATGAAACCAATTCGAATAATACGATTGCATTAAAAATATATAACATTGTTCATGGTATAGCTAAACCTCCTTTTTCAGAAAGTGATACTGAAAAAAAGCAAGATTTTTTACCAGACTCTATTCAAGTTTTAACTTTTGATGAAAACAGTAAAGTTCGTTTGTCTATTTTGAGTAAGGGATTGTATCATTTTCAATCTTCAGAAATAAATAAAGAAGGACCAACATTTTATAGTTTTCAAGATAATTTTCCATCGGTAAAATCGATTGAAAACATGATTGCACCAATGCGTTATATCTCAACAAAAGATGAATACAATAAATTATTAGAAGCTGAAAACCAAAAAGTTGCAATGGATGAGTTTTGGTTAGATATTGCAGGAAGTACAGAAAGAGCAAGAACTTTAATTAAAGAATATTTTAATAGAGTTGAAAATGCAAACGAGTTCTTTACTTCTTATTTAGAAGGTTGGAAAACGGATAGGGGATTAATCTATTTAATTTATGGAACACCTACGGTTGTTTACAAACATAAAGATTATGAAAACTGGATTTATGGAGAAGAAAATAATGTAATGTCTTTAAATTTTGTTTTTTATAAAGTTAAAAATCCAATTACAAATAACGATTATAGTTTAAGTCGTTCATCAATTTATAAGACTACGTGGTATAGAGCAGTTGATACATGGCGAAGTGGAAGAATTTATTAAAATTAAATGAGAGAAAAAGAAAATATCATTTTTGGAGTTCATCCAATTATAGAAGCAATAAACTCGGGAAAAGAAATTGATAAAATTTATATTCAAAGTGATATAAGTGGCCCTGGTTTAACTGAGCTTAGAAAAGCAATAAAAAAAGGGAAGGTACCATATAGTCATGTGCCTGTTCAAAAATTAAATAGACATACGAGTGGTAATCATCAAGGGGTTATTGGGTTTATTTCTCCTATAGAAACCCAAGATATAGAAGATATATTACCACAATTGTTTGATCAAGGTAAAGTTCCATTTTTATTAATATTAGATAGAATTACTGATGTTAGAAATTTTGGAGCAATTGTTAGAACAGCAGAATGTGCTGGGGTTGATGCTATTATTATCCCCAAGAGAGAATCTGCCCAGATAAATGAAGATGCTATAAAAACTTCTACAGGAGCAATTTTTAGAGTACCAATTTGCAAGGTTGATAATCTTACCGATACTGTTTATTTACTTAAAGACAGTGGATTGACAATTGTTGGATGTACCGAAAAAACAAACACAACTGTTTATGAGTGCAATTACACAGAACCAGTTGCTGTAATTATGGGTAATGAAGAAAAGGGAATTGCGAACCAATTACTTAAAAATTGTGATAGTTTAGCTAAAATACCAATGGCTGGTGAAATAGCTTCCTTAAATGTATCAGTTGCAGCTGCAATTATTTTATATGAAGCAGTAAAACAAAGATTAGGAAACTAAATGATTTTTTCCTTGAATTAATTCAGAATA includes:
- a CDS encoding GWxTD domain-containing protein is translated as MNFKTQNIKTNTPLNLLIILVVFVFLHSCKSGQNASNRNVAGIYMPGINLIDPSFKVFNKNDSLTQFYFRLNAENLLYTKKRSDSTYTANVEVTYQLTEKDQKEIIDSATLKFVDFGKNNQLKYLDGTLELATQPNKEYDLIIMFNDINRDNYLKKRIYINRLNQFNSQNFLPTDTLGNVIFKNYFNIGDVVELKKNETNSNNTIALKIYNIVHGIAKPPFSESDTEKKQDFLPDSIQVLTFDENSKVRLSILSKGLYHFQSSEINKEGPTFYSFQDNFPSVKSIENMIAPMRYISTKDEYNKLLEAENQKVAMDEFWLDIAGSTERARTLIKEYFNRVENANEFFTSYLEGWKTDRGLIYLIYGTPTVVYKHKDYENWIYGEENNVMSLNFVFYKVKNPITNNDYSLSRSSIYKTTWYRAVDTWRSGRIY
- the rlmB gene encoding 23S rRNA (guanosine(2251)-2'-O)-methyltransferase RlmB — its product is MREKENIIFGVHPIIEAINSGKEIDKIYIQSDISGPGLTELRKAIKKGKVPYSHVPVQKLNRHTSGNHQGVIGFISPIETQDIEDILPQLFDQGKVPFLLILDRITDVRNFGAIVRTAECAGVDAIIIPKRESAQINEDAIKTSTGAIFRVPICKVDNLTDTVYLLKDSGLTIVGCTEKTNTTVYECNYTEPVAVIMGNEEKGIANQLLKNCDSLAKIPMAGEIASLNVSVAAAIILYEAVKQRLGN